ATCTTTTAAAGACTTATCCTCGATAATTTTTCCCATATTATAATATATGGCATCAAGGTAAATAAGATTAATAAAAGTATACTAAGCATTAGTATTTTTAAGCAGAAAACTATATAAAATAAAAATATGTCATCAAGAATCAGCGATAAAAAGGAATTATTTGTTTTTTTATGTCTAGTAATCACCTTTACAATACTATACGTGATAGGGTTGTTGCTACCAAAACCTGAAATTTCAATTTCAGTGTTGCTCGTGCTTTCTGCAGGATTTTTCGCATACTCAACATTAGTTACTTACAAGTTTTACACAGGCTTGTTGAGTAAAATGTATAGGATGCTGCTGCTTGCTTCCTTATCGATATTTTTCATAGAAGCTTCATTTCTTACAGGACATATATTACTTGTTCCTTTTGAAGTGATAGCTATAATCCTGATACCAGTAAACATAATTTTTGCATTTTCACTTTTAATGTATTTTAAATATACCTTCGAATTTTGGATTTCACCACTAGACAATACAAAAGTATTCTATCAAATAGTTATTGGATGTTCTATACTTGCTGTAATTATTCTGTTTAGCGGCTTAACGTTAGGTTTGAAATTTTTAGCTATCCGTTACGCGCTTTTTTTCGTTTACTCATTCGGTATCCTATTAATGATTTACTATCTTGTAAAGAAAATAAAAGGAGGTAGAATGGGAGCTTCTTGGAGATTTTTATTGGCTGCTATTTCCTTATACGCTCTTAGAAATATGTTGTACACTATCGTGTTCTTGCTAAATAACCAAAACTTTCTAAATACTACAGAGATATTGTCAATGTTTTCGTATCTTCATGCTGGTTATGGAATTTTAAAACAGAAGTTTTAAAATATACTAACAAAATTTTAATGTTATTTTTGGGCTTAGGCAGTTATCGCTTTCACAAGTGCTCTAGGCTTATCTATCGGCTGTTTTCTCGCTACATCAAGACAATACGCGAGCAGCTGCAAAGGCACGGCTGAAGCTATCGGAGATAAGAACTTTACAGTGTTTGGAATTTGAATAGCATGTCTAGCCTCATCTTTTTCCGAGGTTATTTTGACAAACTCACCGCCATAATCTTTTATAAGTTCAGCTATCTTCGTAGACGCCGCCTTTGCATCCTCCTTGTAAGGATCGATCATAACTATAGGATAGCCGTTAGATACTAAAGTTATAGGTCCATGCCTCGCCTCTCCAGTCTCGATACCCTCAGCCTGCAAGCCTGCGGCTTCCTTAAACTTTAAACCCCCTCCAAAGCTATTGGAAAGTTTATGCCTCTAGAAGTTAAATAGCATCTATCCCAGTTCTTGAAAAGGGCAACTTTTTCAGCAGCTCTTTTATCGATGTCTATCATTGAATTTTTAAGATTCTTGGCTAGTTTTTTAACTTCGTCGACAAATAATTTTTCCTCGGAAGGGTCTATAACACTGCGCAAAACGCCAGCCCTGCACGCTGGCATGCCCAGAACAATGAGAGTAGAAGTGAAAGTTTTTATTGCTGGAACAGCTATTTCAGAACCAGCTCCTATAGGCAGATAAATATTTGACTTACAAATTTAACTTTCTTGCGGTGTATACGATTTTTCCAGAAGCAGATTTTTTACATGCTAAGCCGAATATTCCTCCCATGAGTCCAACCAAAATGATAGAACATGAAATCATTACGATACTTTGATACTGAAAAATAAGTATTTAGCAATTAATGTTCTAGTTCGCTTATTTTAAGCAATAGTTCATTATTTATAGAAGAAATCCTCGTCTTCTGCGCCTGCGAGCTCTTCGCCGTCTTCGTAAGCCTAAGCCTCTAGAACCTAAATAGGGCAAAGGCATGCTACGGCTTTGCCATATAGGTTGTCGAGGAAAGAAGTTGGTTTGTCTAAACGTTGGCGCGGATCTAGGTTTAAAGTTTGGACATGCGGGTCCATTAGGGTCTACTGGAATTCCATAAGCTCTACAGTAGCCATTGAAATAGTTTATACACTCGCTATGCGTATTCACGTTAATCACAATTATGTGTATATGCACAAAAATATAAGTCTTTCCTATAGAAATGTTTATTATTAGGTTTACGATTATTTGCATGGCTAGGTGAAATGATGCGCCAAATTCGTTAATCCCAGTCTTGCCGAATGTTTTCTTTATGCTAGTTCTAAGCATTTTGCTATTTCTCGCATTTACCCTAGTAGTTTGGAGAGGCGGAAATGCATATGGAAAAAATAGGTAGTTTAAATCAAGAATTTAAACCTAAAGAATACGAGGAGCAGCTGCTAAAATACTGGAAGGAAAACAGGATATATGATAAAGTGAGAATGCTATTAAGGGATAAGCCAAAGTTCTACTTTCTAGATGGACCTCCTTATCCATCGAGCGATACCCCGCACATAGGGACAATATGGAACAAGGTTTTGAAAGATGCGATTATAAGATTTTGGAGAGCGAGAGGATACAAGGTAAACGATCAGCCAGGTTATGACTGTCATGGACTACCTATAGAAGTAAAGATTGAGCAAAGCCTCGGCTTTAAGGGTAAGAAGGAGATAGAGGATTACGGCGTAGACAAGTTTGTCAAAGATTGTGAAAGCTTCGCATTAAGCAACGTTAAAGCCATGACAGAACATTTCTGGAATTTTGGCGTGTCCATGGACTGGGAGCATCCCTACCTGACGTTGAGAAACGAATATATTGAAGGCGCATGGTGGCTCGTTAAAAAAGCCCATGAGAAGGGCTTGCTGGAGAAGGGCGTAAAGGTTGTTCATTGGTGTCCACGATGCGAAACAACGCTTGCAGACTATGAGATAACCGAGTATAAGGTTTTAAGAGATCCGTCTATATACGTGAAGTTTCCAGTTAAAGGCCAGAAGGGTAAATACGTTATGATATGGACTACGACGCCTTGGACATTGCCTGCCAACGTTTTCGTTATGGCTCATCCTGAATTTGACTATGTATGGGTTGAAGTGGATGGCGAGCAACTTCTTATTTTAAAAGATAGGCTTGAAGCTATAATGGCTGAAGCTGGGGTAGAAGAGTATAAGATAGTTAAGGAGGTTAAGGGTAAAGAGCTTGAAGGCTTGGAATACGAGCACCCGCTTAAAGAAGAGGTCAAAGTACAGCAAACGCTTGAAAACGTTCATAGGATAGTTCTATGCTCTGAATACGTTAGATCCGAGGAGGGAACAGGGCTAGTGCACTCCGCACCTGGACACGGAGAAGAAGACTTTGAAGTTGGAAAGGCATATAACTTTCCCGTAGTAGCTCCCGTCGATGATAAAGGAGTATTCACCGAAGACGCCGGAAAATACGCGGGTAAGCACGTTAGAGAAGCAAACGACGAAATAATATCGGACCTCGAGAAAAAGGGCGTTCTTTTCCACAAGGGAATTATAGAACATAGGTATCCGATATGCTGGCGATGCAAAACTCCCTTGATAATGAGGGCTACATCTCAATGGTATATACGAGTTACACAGCTAAAAGAAAGGTTTTTGGAGGAAGCGGCTAGAGTAAACTGGGTTCCAGAATGGGCTGGCTATGCAAGATTCAGAAATTGGCTTGAAGGTTTACGTGATTGGATAATATCGAGACAACGATACTGGGGGACTCCAGTTCCAATATGGATCTGCGAAAACTGTGGTCATGTAGTAGTTATAGGATCGCTCAAAGAGCTTGAGGAATTATCGGGTAGCAAGCTAGAGCTAAAAGATCTTCATAGACCCTGGATAGATAAAGTAACTTTGAAATGTCCAAAATGCAACGGGATGATGCGCAGAACACCCGACGTTCTCGACGTTTGGCTCGACTCCGGAGTAGCGTTCTATGCGTCTCTTAACTATCCACTAGAGAAAGAAGCTTTTGAAAAATTGTGGCCAGCAGATTTTATAACAGAGGGACATGACCAGATAGCTGGATGGTTCTTCTCGCTGCTCAGATGCGGCTTAATAACTTTCGACAAGGCACCCTACAAGACAGTGTTAATGCATGGTTTCGCGCTCGACGAGCACGGAAGAGAAATGCATAAATCTCTCGGCAATTACATAGCGCCGCAGGAAGTTCTCGAATTTGAGAAAGGAAGCAGAGACGTTCTCAGATGGTTTGTCTTAAGAAATACGATATGGGAAGATCTAAAGTTTTCGTGGAAGAGTATAGCTCAAGCATACGATGATCTTCACATCATGTGGAACGTCTATTACTTCGCCTCGACCTATATGAGCCTCGACTCTTTCAATCCGAGAGAGCATCCATTAACAAAGTATATGCAGCATTTAAGGGAAGAGGATAAGTGGATTCTTTCTCGAGTGGAGAGCGTAGCTAAGGAAGCCACCGAGTATTTTGAGAAATATCATATTCATCGAGCGGCTAGGCTTTTAAGAGATTTCATAGTTGAAGACGTGAGCAGATGGTATATAAGGCTTGTAAGGCCTAGAGTTTGGATAGAGAAAGACGACCCGGATAAATTAGCCGCTTACGCAACGCTATACCATGTCCTGTTTAAATTCCTAAAGCTCTTAGCGCCTATAGCTCCGTTCATTACGGAGAAAATATACTTGGATGCTTTCAGAACCGATAAGAACATGCCTGAAAGTATTCACATGTTCTCGTGGCCGGAGGCGATAGAAGAGTATATCGATGGGCAGCTTGAAGAGCAGATGAATGCTGTAAGAAAAATAGTCGAGTCTGGTTTAGCTGCCAGGATGAAAGCTGGTATAAAGATTAGGCAGCCGCTTCCAGAGCTTGTAGTAGCAACCGACGATGATAAGCTTCAATCGGCTGTTAGAAGATTAAGCAATATAATAAAATCGCAAGTAAATGTGAAACATGTTAAAGTAGTGGAAATGAAGCAAAGCGATAGCTATTACAAGTATGAGATAAAACCCGTGTATAGGAACATTGGACCAGTTTTTAAAGCAAAGGCAAAGATGGTGATAGACTCTCTAGAAAAAGCCGATACTAAACAATTGAAAAAAGATTTAGAAGAAAAAGGTTTTGCGACGTTAAGCGTTGGGGATAAAAATTTCGAGATAAAACCTGAAATGGTAGAATTCGAGAAAACAACTATTCCAGATTATACGAGCGTGGAGACAGACAATGTCATAATATTCTTGAATACTAGAATAAGCTTAGAAGAACTCGCTGAAGGCTTTGCAAGAGATATATTGAGAAGAATACAATTTATGAGGAAGGAAGCTGATCTACCTATCGACGCTTATATCGAAACTGTAATATTTATGCCTTCAGATATGAAACAGCTGTTCCAAAAATACATAGACTATGTTGCCAGCGAGGCTAGATCAAAACATATACAACTAGTAGATTCTCGGGAAAAGGTCGTAGGTGAGCATGTAAAAGAGTGGGAAATAGGAGATGTTGTAGTCAAAATAGGTATTAAAAAACTTTAAATTATGTAAATTTTTGTAAAAATAAAAAATTATGTTAATTCGTGGATTTCGGCAGTAGCTGCATATTTTTTAACAGCTTCAATACCTTTTAAGCAAGCTTGTTTAGTAGTATAGCCTTCGCTAACGGCTATAATTTCATTGTTAGGCGCGACGAGTCTAAAACGATATTCTCCTTTTTGGTCTTTAAAAATTTCAAATCTTTCTTTTGGCATGAATACACCTGCATGAATGTAAAGATGAGCTGTTTAATAAATCTTGTTGATAATATGAAATAAAAATTTGGGGAAATTTACAAAACTATTTTCTCTCCAACGCTTACAGAAATAAAGCTTTTCTTCATCTCTTTGGCAATAACCATTTTTGCCTTTAGGCCAGTGCAGTGGCATGGAGCGATAACATTAGGATTAAAAGATTTTAAATGTTTAGTTGTTTTATTTATAACATCGCTGTTAGCTGAAACCAGATGAAAACCTCCTAAGATAGCGTATATTTTTTCTTCTTTCATTATCTTTCTAGCATGGTATAGGATGTTAATAATTCCGGCATGTCCACAACCAGTTAAGATTATCAGCCCCTTCCTATGCCTGATAATCAAGGATAAGTCATCTATTAAATCATCAGCTTGAAAAACATTATTTTTAACAACATAGAAGCTTTCAGGAGTTTTCTCAAAATCGGTAACTTTCTCCACCTCGCCAGAAGTCCATGCATAGTCGAGGATTTTAACCGGGCTTATAGACGAGACTAACGTTGTTTTAGCTTCTAAATCTCTCCTGCTGAAGCTGTTTCCTATAAATCTAAAAGCTTTACCAACCTTGTATTTTGGATGAAAAGCGTGAGGGTGTATAATTACAGGTATCCTCATAGAGACATGGTCTAATAGTTTTAACAAGCCGCCTGTATGGTCGTAATGTCCATGGCTTATAATTATAGCCGATAATTTTGTAAAATCTACTCCTAGAACTTTGGCGTTATGGAGCAAAGCGTCTCCGCTTTGTCCAGTGTCATAGAGAAAGTAATTCTCTTCACCATTGCAGGATATTTTCACGAGAAAAGACAGGCCATGCTCGGCTATTAGATTGGGCTTGAAAACTGTGTTTTCGACTAGGACATGTACCTCTACTTTATCAGTATACATCACAATGGTAATATTTAAAGTGATAATTTAAAATATTGTGGATGCCTTAGCTATTAATTGTCTCCAGTTGAAATTTTAAAGCCGAAATCGATAGAATCCAGCCACGACCTTTTTCTTGAAAGAGGACGAGGATAAGGATACCTACAGGTATAATACATAACTGCAAGGCTTTCATCTCTACCTTCATCACAGGCTATTTTTATCAAAGAAGCAAGCGAGCAAAGGCAAATAATTACCATTCCTATTATCATCGTTATCAAGCCTATACCTAGGCTCAGCAAGTTTATACCTGCGAAATGTTCAATGTTTAAATTGTAGGGATTGCTGACAATGCATGGGCTACTTATGACGAATCCTAGAGCTATTAATAAACCACCAACCAGGTACCAGACGAAGGCAAAAATGACGCTTTAAAAGATAGCCAAAAACTTCTTCTCCAACTAACCAAAAGAATCAACACTTGAATTTAATACTTTATTTTTCGGATAGTGGTATTTAAATTCTTGTATTTATGTAAATTCAAATTTCTATCTCCTTTATTGTTTGCAGAAAGAAAAAAATTTAATCCTTGAAGTCTTCGAGGTATTTATGGAAGAACAGCCGAAAACTATGAAAATAACTCTAACTGTAGTTTTTGCTGCTTTAGCTATCGTCCTGGAAATACTGCCTATAGATGTTCCTTTTCCGATATATCCTAAATTGACGATCGATATAACCGGGTTACCTTTACTATTAACGTTGTATCTTGTAGATCTTCAATCTGCCACTATAGCGACTATCATAACTGGGATCGCTATCGCATTGCCAAGATCTCCATTTAAAGTGGCAAACCCCTACGGAGCCTTTTTCAAGTCGACAGCGGAATTATCGACGTTAATTGGAGTGTGGATTACAAGAGGGTTTTGGGATAGTTCCGAAAAGAAAATGGTGGCATGTTCTCTTGTTGGAGGATTAACTGTGAGAAGCGTTGCAATGTCAGTTATAACCTACGTATTCTTGCCGATATTTTATTCACTACCCCAAGAAGTCGCGTTTTCGTTAATACCTGTAGTAATTGCTTTTAATGTTGTCCAGGCAACGATAAATATAATGCTAGCATATATCGTGCTAAAAGCTGTAGAAAAAAGGGTAAGCATGAAAGATATTTTTAAGCTTTAATATCTTAACTCCTAATTTGTTTTATAAAACCTACTCGAGCATTCCCTAGAGGCTTGCTTGCCGATAGATTTAACTATTTTAAAATATGCTACGCCAAGCAGAAGTAAGTATGCTATGTAGCCTAAACCTGCAAAACATTTTCGGAATCTTCAAGTCTTAGTTAAAATTTGAATGTTCAAAACCGATATTTTTACGCTAATTAAATGAAAAATGATAAACCGACAGTATAAAGTAAGTTATTTATATTTTCCAAACATTTCCCAATTATGGATTATAGGTTTAAAAAATCGGTAA
The DNA window shown above is from Thermoproteales archaeon and carries:
- a CDS encoding SIS domain-containing protein, which gives rise to MQAEGIETGEARHGPITLVSNGYPIVMIDPYKEDAKAASTKIAELIKDYGGEFVKITSEKDEARHAIQIPNTVKFLSPIASAVPLQLLAYCLDVARKQPIDKPRALVKAITA
- a CDS encoding MBL fold metallo-hydrolase; the protein is MMYTDKVEVHVLVENTVFKPNLIAEHGLSFLVKISCNGEENYFLYDTGQSGDALLHNAKVLGVDFTKLSAIIISHGHYDHTGGLLKLLDHVSMRIPVIIHPHAFHPKYKVGKAFRFIGNSFSRRDLEAKTTLVSSISPVKILDYAWTSGEVEKVTDFEKTPESFYVVKNNVFQADDLIDDLSLIIRHRKGLIILTGCGHAGIINILYHARKIMKEEKIYAILGGFHLVSANSDVINKTTKHLKSFNPNVIAPCHCTGLKAKMVIAKEMKKSFISVSVGEKIVL
- a CDS encoding isoleucine--tRNA ligase; translation: MEKIGSLNQEFKPKEYEEQLLKYWKENRIYDKVRMLLRDKPKFYFLDGPPYPSSDTPHIGTIWNKVLKDAIIRFWRARGYKVNDQPGYDCHGLPIEVKIEQSLGFKGKKEIEDYGVDKFVKDCESFALSNVKAMTEHFWNFGVSMDWEHPYLTLRNEYIEGAWWLVKKAHEKGLLEKGVKVVHWCPRCETTLADYEITEYKVLRDPSIYVKFPVKGQKGKYVMIWTTTPWTLPANVFVMAHPEFDYVWVEVDGEQLLILKDRLEAIMAEAGVEEYKIVKEVKGKELEGLEYEHPLKEEVKVQQTLENVHRIVLCSEYVRSEEGTGLVHSAPGHGEEDFEVGKAYNFPVVAPVDDKGVFTEDAGKYAGKHVREANDEIISDLEKKGVLFHKGIIEHRYPICWRCKTPLIMRATSQWYIRVTQLKERFLEEAARVNWVPEWAGYARFRNWLEGLRDWIISRQRYWGTPVPIWICENCGHVVVIGSLKELEELSGSKLELKDLHRPWIDKVTLKCPKCNGMMRRTPDVLDVWLDSGVAFYASLNYPLEKEAFEKLWPADFITEGHDQIAGWFFSLLRCGLITFDKAPYKTVLMHGFALDEHGREMHKSLGNYIAPQEVLEFEKGSRDVLRWFVLRNTIWEDLKFSWKSIAQAYDDLHIMWNVYYFASTYMSLDSFNPREHPLTKYMQHLREEDKWILSRVESVAKEATEYFEKYHIHRAARLLRDFIVEDVSRWYIRLVRPRVWIEKDDPDKLAAYATLYHVLFKFLKLLAPIAPFITEKIYLDAFRTDKNMPESIHMFSWPEAIEEYIDGQLEEQMNAVRKIVESGLAARMKAGIKIRQPLPELVVATDDDKLQSAVRRLSNIIKSQVNVKHVKVVEMKQSDSYYKYEIKPVYRNIGPVFKAKAKMVIDSLEKADTKQLKKDLEEKGFATLSVGDKNFEIKPEMVEFEKTTIPDYTSVETDNVIIFLNTRISLEELAEGFARDILRRIQFMRKEADLPIDAYIETVIFMPSDMKQLFQKYIDYVASEARSKHIQLVDSREKVVGEHVKEWEIGDVVVKIGIKKL
- a CDS encoding YegP family protein; translation: MPKERFEIFKDQKGEYRFRLVAPNNEIIAVSEGYTTKQACLKGIEAVKKYAATAEIHELT